CAGCGGCCGGAGGACGCGCCGACCGAACACCTCGGTCCGCCCGGGTACGGTCAGCAGTACCAGCACGGCGGCGTGGAGTATCCGCCGACCGAGCACTACGACCCGTGGTCGGCGCCGCCACCGCCGAACGCGACCCGCGAGTTCCCGCCGATGGACACGCAGTGGGGCGCCTACGAGAGCGGGGCGCAGCCGGCCGGCCAGTGGACCGGCAACCAGTGGGTCGGCGCGTCCGGGCAGCAACCACCGGGGCAGCAGCCGCCCGGCGGACAGTTTCCGCCGCAGCAGGAACCGCCCAAGCGCAACACCGGGCTGTGGATCGCGCTCGGCCTGGGCGTGGTGGCGTTGGTCGCCGTGGTGGGCGTCGCGGCGGGCATGCTGCTCGGCGGCGACGACGAGGACACCGCGGCCGCAGGCACCAGCACCACGCACACCCTGCCGTTCCCCACGGCGGGGCCGAGCACCACCGGGGAACTACCCGGTCTGCCCGTGCCGAGCGGGCTGCCCGGCCTGCCCGAGATGGACGGGCTCGGCGCGACCATGGGCACCATCACCGCCAACGACGGCGGCACCCTCACCCTCAGCACCGTCGCGGGCGGCACCGTGACGGTGCGGACCGACGCGAGCACCCAGGTGATCTCGCTGTCCGGGGTGACGCCCGGCGATCTGCCGGTCGGTGACATGGTGATGGTGCAGGGCGACAAGGGCCAGGACGGCTCGATCACGGCGAAGATCATCATCAGTACCGCGTTGCCGGGCGGCGGACGATGACCGGGATATTAGGGTAGACCGCGATGACGGCTATGTGGTTCGGATTGGCGGCGATCGCGCTGGTGGGTGCGATCGTGCTGCTCTATTTCGATCGGGTCCAGCGGCAGCGCTCCGGGCACGCGCGACAGGTGTGGGCCAAGGCCCAGGGATACACCTACGTGTCGGTGGAGCCCGCGCTCACCTCGACGTGGCGGCGCGGCGCGCTGGCCAAGCTCGGCTACCTCTCGGCGGTCGACGTGGTGACCGGCATCCGCAAGGGCGAGAAGTTCGTTTTGTTCGATCTCGAGGACGCCGCGACGCTGGTGGCCGTGCGCCGCCAGATCGGCTCCGACATCGACATCGACATGCGGCTCAAGACCGCCTCCCCGCCCAAGGACGCCGACCTGGAACTGCTGGGCGCCATCGGCGACCGGGTGGTCTTCGCGACCAATCCGGAGATCGCCCGGCACGCGGTGGACCAGCGGATGGTCGCCTTCATCGAGACGCTGCCCGACACCGTGCAGATGCTCTGGAGCGAGGGCAACTGGACCCTGGGCATGCTCAACGTCGGCACGTCGGCCCGCGACTGGGAGACCGCGATCGACGTGGTGTTGCGCCTGTCCGGCCTGCTGCACGTGCTGCCGCCGGTCAGCGAACCGCGCCCGAACGACGAGGACCGTCGGCGTCCCCGCCCGCCCGCCCGCTCCCGCGAACCCGAGTTCGACGACGAGACCGATTGGCGCGACGAGGAATCCGACGACGACCGGTTCGACGACGGTCGCCCGGCCGACCGGACGTTCGACGACCGGGCAGTCGATGCCGACGAGTTCGGTCCCGACGAGCTCGATGCCGGCGGACCGGACGCCGACGAAGCCGCGCCCCGCCCGGAGCGCCGCGCCGAACCCGCCGACTCGCGCCGCCCCTCGCTGGCCGTGGTCCCCGACGCCCGCAGGCGCGAGCCCGCCGAGGACCGCGAAGACGCCGACCGCCCCGACGACCGCGAACCCCGCGAGCCCTCGGAGCCCGCCGCGCCGCGCTCCGGGGAGCGCCCGGGCGGCCCGTTCCACCCCGGCTTCCGCCCCTACCAGGGTCCTGTCCCGCAGTGACCGCCCCGACGCACCGCTGATCGGATTGCCTCGATGACCGACAGTCCCGCCCCCGCACGCCTGCCCGGTGCCACCCGGCCCGTCGCCCTGATCACCGGACCCACCTCCGGCATCGGCCACGGCTACGCCACCCGACTGGCCTCGCTCGGCTACGACCTGGTGCTCGTCGCCCGTGACGCCGACCGGCTGCACGACCTGGCCGCCGAGCTGGAACGCCGATACGCCACCCGCTCGGAGGTGCTCACCGCCGACCTGGCCGTGGCGCACGACCGTGAGCGGGTCGCCGCACGGGCCGCCGACGGCATCGAATTCCTCGTCAACAACGCGGGATTCGCGCACTCCGGCGAATTCTGGACGTTGCCCTACGAGCAGCTGCAGGCCCAGCTCGACGTCAACGTCACCGCCGTGCTGCAACTCACCCACGCCGCGCTACCCGCCATGATCGCCGCCGCCAAGGGGTCGATCGTCAACGTCGCCAGTGTCGCGGGCCTGATCCCCGGCCGCGGCTCGACCTATTCGGCCTCCAAGGCCTACGTCGTATCCTTCACCGAGGGGTTGGCCGGCGGACTCGCCGGAACCGGTGTGCGGATCCAGGCGCTGTGCCCGGGGTTCGTGCGCACCGAGTTCCATCGGCGGGCAGGCATCGAGATGTCCTCGCTGCCCGAGCCGTTGTGGCTCTCGGTCGACCAGGTCGTCAGCGGCTCGCTGCGCGATCTGGACGCCGACCGCGTGATCAGCGTGCCCGGCGTGCAGTACAAGGTGCTCACCACCGCGGCCGGACTCATCCCGCGGGCCCTGCAGGTCCGAATGAACCGGGGCCTGTTCAACTCACGCGGAAGGACATAGACGACAGATGATGGATCAGGCGAGGGTCACGCGGCCCGAGCTGACCGGCGGCGACCGCGACGCGCTGGCCGCCCTGGTGCGCGAGCTGGCCGTCGTGCACGGCAAGGTGACGCTCTCCTCCGGCAAGGAGGCCGACTACTACGTCGACCTGCGCCGGGCGACCCTGCACCACGAGGCCGGTCCGTTGATCGGCAAACTGCTGCGCGAGCTGGTCGCCGACTGGGATTTCGACGCCGTCGGCGGCCTCACCATGGGCGCCGACCCGGTCGCGCTGGCCGTGCTGCACGCACCGGGCCGTCCGATCGACGCGTTCGTGGTGCGCAAGGCCGCCAAGACCCACGGCATGCAGCGGCAGATCGAAGGCCCCGACGTCACCGGCAAGCGGGTGCTGGTCGTCGAAGACACCACCACCACCGGCAATTCCCCGCTCACCGCCGTGCGCGCGCTGCGCGAGGCCGGGGCGACCGTGGTGGGCGTGGCCACGGTGGTGGACCGGGAAACCGGCGCCGACCAGGTGATCGCGGCCGAGGGGCTGGAGTATCGGTCGATCCTCGGACTGAAGGATCTGGCGCTGGGTTAGCCTGGACGTCGGCAAGTGTGTCGGTGTGGTTTGAAGGACGTGTGAGTCACCTGTGGTGAGCATTGCAGTGAATAAGGGTCGCGAGAATGTTGCGATGCTCGGTATCGGGGCTTACCGACCGCAGCGCATCGTCAGCAATGACGAGGTGTGCGAGGTCCTCGACTCGACCGACCAGTGGATCTACGAGCGCACCGGCATCCGTAACCGGCGCTGGATCAGCGGCGACGAGACGTTGCGCTCCATCGCCGCCGCCGCGGGTGAGCGCGCGCTGAACAACACCGGCATCGACCGGTCCAAGATCGGCGCGCTGATCCTGTGCACCTCGAGCTGGCTCAAGCTCACGCCGCACGGCGCCCCGACCGTGGCCTCCGACCTGGGGATGAACGGCATCGCCGCCTTCGACCTCACCTCCGGCTGCGGCGGCTTCGGCTACGGCCTCGGGGTGGCCGCCGATCTGATCCGCGCGGGCTCGGCCGAATACGTGCTGGTGATCGGCGCCGAGACGATGACCGTCGGCCTCGACCCGACCGACCGCGGCACCGCCATGATCTTCGGCGACGGTGCGGGCGCGGTCGTGGTCGGCCCCAGCGAGGAGAACGGCATCTCCCCGACGGTGTGGGGCAGCGACGGCGAGAACGCCGAAGCCATCGCCCAGGACGTCGACTTCCTCGAGTTCATGAACAAGGCGCAGGCCCTGCAGGGCACCGACCCGGCCGTGGAGCCGGTGGGCCGGATGTCGCTGCGCATGGAGGGTCCGCGGGTGTTCCGGTGGGCGGCCGTCACCCTGCCGCGCGCGCTGGCCAGCGCCCTCGAGGTCTCCGGTGTCTCCAAGGAGGACATCGAGGTCTTCGTCCCGCACCAGGCCAACGCCCGGATCAACGAGTTGATGAAGAAGAACCTCGGGCTCGCCGACGACATCCCGATGGCCAACGACATCGAGAACACCGGCAACACCTCCGCCGCCTCCATCCCGCTGGCCATGGAGGAGATGCTGGTCACCGGCAAGGCCAAGGGCGGTCAGCTCGCGCTGCTGCTCGGCTTCGGTGCCGGGCTGAGCTACGCGGGCCAGGTCGTCACCCTGCCGCCCGCCCCGAAAGAGGCCAGCTTCAGTGTCTGATCGGCGGGTGCGATCCGATCGGCGGGTGCGCCCGTTGCGCGCGGGCTTCCTCGCGGCCGCCGCGGTGACCGTCTACGGCGCCGCCACCGGCCGCGACACGCTCCAGTGGCTGGCCAAACCGCTGATGATGCCGCTGCTGGCCGCCGACGTGGCCACCGGCGGCGCCGACATCGAGCCGGGCGAGCGCACCGTGCTGCTCGCCTCCCTCGGCGCCGCCACCGTCGGCGACGTCCTGCTCATCGACCCCGACGACGACCGTCGCCTGGTCGCGGGTGCCGCCGCCTTCGCCGTCATGCAGACCGGTTACGCCACCCTGTGGTGGCGGCGCGGCGCCCGCCCCACCCGCCCCGTCACCGTGCAACGGCTGGCCGCCTGGCTCGGCGCCGCCGCCCTCCTGCGTGCGAAGGCCCCCACCGTCGCCCTCCCCCTCACCGCCTACGGCGCCACCCTCGGCACCGCAGGCGTCCTGGCGTCGGACCCCGAACTCGCCCCCGCGGCCCTGACCGTCGGCGGCCTCAACTTCCCCGACTCCGACCCCCGCAGCCGCCTCGCCCTCGGCTCCCTGCTGTTCACCCTCTCCGACGGCCTCATCGTCCTGCGCCGAATCTTCGCCCGCAGCACCCGATCCCGCCGCACCACCGAAGCCGTCATCCTCACCACCTACGCCGCCGCCCAATACCTTCTCGCCGACCCCCGAGCCCACACCCGCCCCTGAACCCACCGTTGTCCCCCGCCGAACGGGTTGGTTAGGCTCGGACGAGACCTGATCGGCCC
This sequence is a window from Nocardia farcinica. Protein-coding genes within it:
- a CDS encoding DUF5666 domain-containing protein: MTNPKDPWGQRPEDAPTEHLGPPGYGQQYQHGGVEYPPTEHYDPWSAPPPPNATREFPPMDTQWGAYESGAQPAGQWTGNQWVGASGQQPPGQQPPGGQFPPQQEPPKRNTGLWIALGLGVVALVAVVGVAAGMLLGGDDEDTAAAGTSTTHTLPFPTAGPSTTGELPGLPVPSGLPGLPEMDGLGATMGTITANDGGTLTLSTVAGGTVTVRTDASTQVISLSGVTPGDLPVGDMVMVQGDKGQDGSITAKIIISTALPGGGR
- a CDS encoding type III secretion system chaperone family protein, whose product is MTAMWFGLAAIALVGAIVLLYFDRVQRQRSGHARQVWAKAQGYTYVSVEPALTSTWRRGALAKLGYLSAVDVVTGIRKGEKFVLFDLEDAATLVAVRRQIGSDIDIDMRLKTASPPKDADLELLGAIGDRVVFATNPEIARHAVDQRMVAFIETLPDTVQMLWSEGNWTLGMLNVGTSARDWETAIDVVLRLSGLLHVLPPVSEPRPNDEDRRRPRPPARSREPEFDDETDWRDEESDDDRFDDGRPADRTFDDRAVDADEFGPDELDAGGPDADEAAPRPERRAEPADSRRPSLAVVPDARRREPAEDREDADRPDDREPREPSEPAAPRSGERPGGPFHPGFRPYQGPVPQ
- a CDS encoding SDR family NAD(P)-dependent oxidoreductase, with the translated sequence MTDSPAPARLPGATRPVALITGPTSGIGHGYATRLASLGYDLVLVARDADRLHDLAAELERRYATRSEVLTADLAVAHDRERVAARAADGIEFLVNNAGFAHSGEFWTLPYEQLQAQLDVNVTAVLQLTHAALPAMIAAAKGSIVNVASVAGLIPGRGSTYSASKAYVVSFTEGLAGGLAGTGVRIQALCPGFVRTEFHRRAGIEMSSLPEPLWLSVDQVVSGSLRDLDADRVISVPGVQYKVLTTAAGLIPRALQVRMNRGLFNSRGRT
- the pyrE gene encoding orotate phosphoribosyltransferase, giving the protein MMDQARVTRPELTGGDRDALAALVRELAVVHGKVTLSSGKEADYYVDLRRATLHHEAGPLIGKLLRELVADWDFDAVGGLTMGADPVALAVLHAPGRPIDAFVVRKAAKTHGMQRQIEGPDVTGKRVLVVEDTTTTGNSPLTAVRALREAGATVVGVATVVDRETGADQVIAAEGLEYRSILGLKDLALG
- a CDS encoding beta-ketoacyl-ACP synthase 3: MVSIAVNKGRENVAMLGIGAYRPQRIVSNDEVCEVLDSTDQWIYERTGIRNRRWISGDETLRSIAAAAGERALNNTGIDRSKIGALILCTSSWLKLTPHGAPTVASDLGMNGIAAFDLTSGCGGFGYGLGVAADLIRAGSAEYVLVIGAETMTVGLDPTDRGTAMIFGDGAGAVVVGPSEENGISPTVWGSDGENAEAIAQDVDFLEFMNKAQALQGTDPAVEPVGRMSLRMEGPRVFRWAAVTLPRALASALEVSGVSKEDIEVFVPHQANARINELMKKNLGLADDIPMANDIENTGNTSAASIPLAMEEMLVTGKAKGGQLALLLGFGAGLSYAGQVVTLPPAPKEASFSV
- a CDS encoding lysoplasmalogenase; translation: MSDRRVRSDRRVRPLRAGFLAAAAVTVYGAATGRDTLQWLAKPLMMPLLAADVATGGADIEPGERTVLLASLGAATVGDVLLIDPDDDRRLVAGAAAFAVMQTGYATLWWRRGARPTRPVTVQRLAAWLGAAALLRAKAPTVALPLTAYGATLGTAGVLASDPELAPAALTVGGLNFPDSDPRSRLALGSLLFTLSDGLIVLRRIFARSTRSRRTTEAVILTTYAAAQYLLADPRAHTRP